The DNA segment TGTGACGCCGGGCCCGGATTCCTGATGAACGGTTATCCCCGCTTCGCCAACTTGGCCATGTCCCACATGGGCAAAAACACCGCCAGGGCAAGAAGCAGCACGAGGAGCGCCACCATCACCGTCAACACCGGCTCCACATAGGCTGAAATGCGTTTTATTTTCCATTCAGCTTCCTTGCCCAGGCTTTCCCCAAGGTTGACAAGGGATGTGTCCAGCGAGCCTGCCTTCTCCCCGGTCCGGATCATAAGGCCGGAGATTGAAGGCGCCTCCGGGATGGCCTCCACGGGCGTGGCAATGCCGGATCCTTCAGAGACCACCCTTCCAACGTTTTCGATGGCCACGGCCAAATAAGCGTTGCCGGCCACCCGGGCCGAAAGGGAGATGGAACGGATCAGCGGGGCCCCGGCTCCGATAAGGTTGCCCAAAGTGTCCGCCCACCTGGCGAAAAGGATGAGCGACACTATTTCGCCGGCCAATGGAATATTCAAAATCATCCGGTCAAACGAAAGCCTCCCGTCCGGCGTCCTTATCCAATAGGACAATCCGGCGGCGCCAAGGCAGACGCCGGCGAATATAAGGGGGAAATAACTCCAGACCGCATGGTCCATCCATATCAACACCCGCGTGGGGAGAGGAAGGGGGATGTTGGACTTTTCGAACACCGCCACATATCTTGGAATCACAAAGACCATCAGGACGACGACTGCCGCCCCCATGGCCGAAAGGACTATCTTCGGATACCGCGCCGCCTGCCGTGCCGTCCGCTCAAATTCCCTCTGCCGTTCCAGCATGGAGCGGAGCTTTTCCAGGCTTCTGTCCAGCGTTCCGGAATACTCCCCGGCCTCCACCATCGCCGTATAGACTTCGGAAAATACGTCCCGCCGCAAGGCCATCGCTTCGCACAGGCTTTTACCGTCGAGGATCCCCTTGCGAACCGCGTCAACAGCCCCGGAAAAGCCGGGATCGCGGCTTTTTGCAAGTTCCGCAAGAGCCGAATCAAGCGGCGCCCCGGCCTTTACCAGGGTTGCAAGCCGCGTAGTGAATGAAATGAGCTCCTCAGCTTTGACGTTGCCCCCGGACCGGAACATTGGAAAAGAGAATGAAATCTCCGGCCTGGAAATCTTGTATGGGTAAACTCCACCCTGGATCAGCGACCGGGCGGCCTGCGCTTCCGAGGCGCTTTGGATGGAGCCGGACAATTTTGCCCCGGACATGTCGCGGGCCTTATATCTGTACACCGGCATGACATTGGGTCCTCTATTGCGACAATAGCACATCAGGCATGGTCAACGGCCCGGTCCAGCTCCCTGCGGGTGGTCACTCCGCCCAAAACCTTTTTCATGCCGTCCTCCGCCATGGTCTCCATGCCAAGAACGTTGATGGCGTATTCACGGATGGCGGAGACCTGGGGCCGCCCCATCACAAGCGCCGCCATCCCTTCGTCCGGCGCGATGAATTCGAATATCCCGGTCCTTCCCCGGTGTCCGGCGCCGTTGCATTGGGCGCAGGCTACATCCTCCTGCGCGCCTCCGCATTTTTCACATACCTTGCGGACAAGCCTTTGCGCCAGGGCGCCCTTGAGGGT comes from the Nitrospinota bacterium genome and includes:
- a CDS encoding type II secretion system F family protein, whose protein sequence is MPVYRYKARDMSGAKLSGSIQSASEAQAARSLIQGGVYPYKISRPEISFSFPMFRSGGNVKAEELISFTTRLATLVKAGAPLDSALAELAKSRDPGFSGAVDAVRKGILDGKSLCEAMALRRDVFSEVYTAMVEAGEYSGTLDRSLEKLRSMLERQREFERTARQAARYPKIVLSAMGAAVVVLMVFVIPRYVAVFEKSNIPLPLPTRVLIWMDHAVWSYFPLIFAGVCLGAAGLSYWIRTPDGRLSFDRMILNIPLAGEIVSLILFARWADTLGNLIGAGAPLIRSISLSARVAGNAYLAVAIENVGRVVSEGSGIATPVEAIPEAPSISGLMIRTGEKAGSLDTSLVNLGESLGKEAEWKIKRISAYVEPVLTVMVALLVLLLALAVFLPMWDMAKLAKRG